A genomic window from Geothermobacter ehrlichii includes:
- the rsmB gene encoding 16S rRNA (cytosine(967)-C(5))-methyltransferase RsmB: protein MSRPETDPRHLALEILLRVERGGYADLTLDEILRRHPHIDPRDRGLLTELVYGVLRRRGRLDYVLARQCRKPLARLEEKVLQILRIGVYQLLELKRIPDAAAVNTSVNLAKRLGLQRAAGFINGVLRGLLRTQPELQWPDPGAQHLSFLVHACSLPEWLARSWLDAHGFDTARRLAEAQLQPAPLSVRCNTLVQSPEAFGQLASSLGLSWSRCRFASEGFQFESRRAFELLPAGSFQPQDEASMLVAHLLQPEPGETLLDACAAPGGKTTHLAALGGNRLEIHALDLHPARVELIRRGAERLGCRGIRARVWDMTRKPDWLASGSLDAVLVDAPCTGLGVLRRNPEIRWRRRAGDPARMAELQRILLDRAAELVRPGGRLLYSVCTTTPEETVQVVDRFAAAHPDFVLEDLRPLFPDWASLFDQQGRLATWPGHPELDGFFAARFRRIP from the coding sequence ATGTCCCGACCCGAAACCGACCCGCGCCACCTGGCCCTGGAGATCCTGCTGCGGGTCGAGCGGGGGGGCTATGCCGACCTGACGCTCGACGAAATCCTGCGCCGCCATCCGCACATCGATCCGCGCGACCGCGGGCTGCTGACCGAACTGGTCTACGGCGTTTTGCGGCGGCGGGGACGGCTCGACTACGTTCTCGCCCGGCAGTGCCGGAAGCCGCTGGCCAGGCTTGAAGAGAAGGTGCTGCAGATCCTGCGGATCGGCGTCTACCAGCTCCTTGAGCTGAAGCGGATTCCGGATGCCGCCGCGGTCAACACCAGCGTCAACCTGGCCAAACGACTCGGCCTGCAGCGGGCCGCCGGCTTCATCAACGGGGTGTTGCGCGGTCTGTTGCGCACCCAGCCCGAACTGCAGTGGCCCGATCCAGGGGCGCAGCACCTCTCCTTTCTGGTCCATGCCTGTTCGCTTCCGGAGTGGCTGGCCCGAAGCTGGCTGGACGCCCATGGTTTCGACACCGCCCGCCGGCTGGCCGAAGCCCAGCTGCAGCCGGCGCCGCTGAGTGTTCGCTGCAACACCCTGGTGCAGTCGCCGGAGGCGTTCGGCCAGCTGGCATCTTCACTTGGGCTGTCCTGGTCGCGATGCCGGTTCGCTTCGGAAGGGTTTCAGTTCGAGAGCCGGCGTGCTTTCGAACTGCTGCCCGCCGGCAGTTTTCAGCCGCAGGACGAAGCGAGCATGCTGGTGGCGCACCTGCTGCAGCCCGAACCGGGTGAGACGCTGCTCGACGCCTGCGCCGCGCCGGGCGGCAAGACCACGCACCTGGCCGCCCTCGGCGGCAACCGGCTCGAGATCCACGCCCTCGACCTGCATCCGGCGCGGGTCGAGCTGATCCGGCGGGGAGCCGAACGCCTGGGCTGTCGGGGGATTCGGGCCCGGGTCTGGGACATGACCCGGAAACCGGACTGGCTCGCAAGCGGCAGCCTGGATGCGGTGCTGGTCGATGCGCCCTGTACCGGACTGGGGGTGCTGCGCCGCAATCCGGAGATCCGCTGGCGGCGCCGGGCCGGAGATCCGGCGCGGATGGCCGAGCTGCAAAGGATTCTTCTCGACCGGGCCGCCGAGCTGGTCCGTCCCGGCGGCCGCCTGCTCTATTCAGTCTGCACCACCACTCCGGAAGAGACGGTGCAGGTGGTTGACCGGTTTGCCGCGGCGCACCCGGACTTCGTTCTCGAGGATCTTCGGCCGCTCTTTCCCGACTGGGCGTCCCTGTTCGACCAGCAAGGCCGTCTGGCGACCTGGCCCGGCCACCCGGAGCTGGACGGTTTCTTCGCCGCCCGTTTCCGGCGCATACCCTGA
- the fmt gene encoding methionyl-tRNA formyltransferase has translation MQPADLRTVFMGTPDFACPTLQGLLAAGCNLVGVFTQPDRPSGRGRRLTPPPVKLLAEKHGIEVFQPERLRRPEAVGQLQKLRPDLVVVVAYGQILPKSVLEIPRYGCINVHASLLPKYRGAAPINKAIIDGESVTGVTTMFMDEGLDTGDMLVKMSLEIGPDETAGQLHDRLAQLGRAAMEETLKRLCAGTLERIPQNDAESCYAPMLKKEDGEIDWRQPAARLHNLVRGLDPWPSAYTWLDGALLKLAATSVEEADGEPGTLLAAENDGLVIACGEGALRVRQLQLAGKRRMPAADFLRGCPLTPGIRFGRNRTTDD, from the coding sequence GCGCACCGTTTTCATGGGGACCCCCGACTTCGCCTGCCCGACCCTCCAAGGCCTGCTCGCCGCCGGCTGCAACCTGGTCGGTGTCTTCACCCAGCCCGACCGTCCGAGCGGGCGCGGCCGCAGGCTGACCCCGCCACCGGTCAAGCTTCTGGCCGAAAAGCATGGTATTGAGGTCTTTCAGCCGGAGCGACTGCGGCGTCCGGAAGCGGTCGGGCAGCTGCAAAAGCTGCGTCCCGATCTGGTGGTGGTGGTCGCCTACGGCCAGATCCTGCCGAAATCGGTGCTGGAGATTCCCCGCTACGGCTGCATCAACGTTCATGCTTCGTTGCTGCCGAAATACCGCGGTGCCGCTCCCATCAACAAGGCGATCATCGATGGCGAGTCCGTCACCGGGGTCACCACCATGTTCATGGACGAGGGGCTCGACACTGGCGACATGCTGGTGAAGATGAGCCTCGAGATCGGACCGGACGAAACCGCCGGGCAGCTGCACGACCGGCTGGCGCAGCTCGGGCGCGCGGCGATGGAAGAGACTCTGAAGCGGCTCTGCGCCGGCACCCTCGAGCGGATTCCGCAGAACGATGCCGAAAGCTGCTACGCACCCATGCTGAAGAAGGAGGACGGCGAAATCGACTGGCGGCAGCCCGCCGCCCGGCTGCACAACCTGGTGCGGGGGCTCGACCCCTGGCCTTCGGCCTATACCTGGCTCGACGGGGCGCTGCTCAAGCTGGCCGCCACTTCGGTGGAGGAGGCGGATGGCGAACCGGGGACCCTGCTGGCCGCCGAAAACGACGGGCTGGTGATCGCCTGCGGCGAAGGCGCGCTGCGGGTGCGGCAGCTGCAGCTGGCCGGCAAGCGGCGCATGCCGGCGGCCGATTTTCTCCGCGGCTGCCCGCTGACGCCGGGAATCCGTTTCGGCCGGAACCGGACAACGGATGACTGA
- the htpX gene encoding zinc metalloprotease HtpX, which yields MNTLKTVLLMTLMTLLLVALGGAIGGQGGATFALVMAGVMNFGSYWFSDRIVIAMYRGQEVHSGPLYEVVAELCQRNGLPMPRVYILPQSTPNAFATGRNPEHAVVAATEGILQILSRDELMGVMAHELAHVQNRDILIGSIAATIAGAISWLAHMAQWALIFGGGRDDEDSNPLAIIGMMILAPIAAMLVQMAISRSREYQADATGAQYCGNPLSLANALRKLEAANRRLPMPQVNEATAHMFIVNPLKGNGIATLFSTHPPMEERIRRLESMVLG from the coding sequence ATGAATACACTGAAGACCGTCCTGCTGATGACCCTGATGACCCTGCTGCTGGTCGCCCTCGGCGGCGCCATCGGCGGTCAGGGCGGCGCCACCTTCGCCCTGGTCATGGCCGGCGTAATGAATTTCGGCAGCTACTGGTTCTCCGACCGGATCGTCATTGCCATGTATCGCGGCCAGGAGGTGCACAGCGGCCCGCTGTACGAGGTGGTTGCCGAACTCTGCCAGCGCAACGGGTTGCCGATGCCGCGGGTCTACATCCTGCCGCAGTCGACCCCCAACGCCTTCGCCACCGGCCGCAATCCCGAACATGCCGTGGTGGCGGCCACCGAGGGCATCCTGCAGATTCTCTCCCGCGACGAGCTGATGGGCGTGATGGCGCACGAACTGGCGCATGTGCAGAATCGCGACATCCTCATCGGCTCCATCGCCGCCACCATTGCCGGCGCCATCTCCTGGCTGGCGCACATGGCCCAGTGGGCGCTGATCTTCGGCGGCGGCCGCGACGACGAGGACAGCAATCCCCTGGCGATCATCGGCATGATGATTCTGGCGCCCATCGCCGCCATGCTGGTGCAGATGGCCATTTCCCGTTCGCGGGAATACCAGGCCGACGCCACCGGTGCGCAGTACTGCGGCAATCCCCTGAGTCTGGCCAACGCCCTGCGCAAGCTGGAGGCCGCCAACCGGCGTCTGCCCATGCCCCAGGTCAACGAGGCGACGGCGCACATGTTCATCGTCAATCCCCTCAAGGGAAATGGTATCGCCACCCTCTTTTCCACCCATCCGCCGATGGAGGAGCGCATCCGCCGCCTGGAGAGCATGGTTCTCGGCTGA
- a CDS encoding molybdopterin-dependent oxidoreductase — protein sequence MIKLTIDGKAVEIEKGATILAAAEKAGITIPTLCFLKKVSPTGACRVCVVDIEGVEKPMAACHTQAVDGMVVTTQSERLHAIRKQIVELLLVNHPLDCPVCDAGGECQLQDITYAFNVIRQSFEAEDVNPDTIDRWPLIQQVPNRCVMCEKCVKVCHEVIGSSALFVNDKGDRAFIDKKLELCEFCGNCVQVCPTGTMISKTFKFKARPWELRRTASVCTLCSAQCEIDLHSKRGEVCRVTSEDGVTVNDGNLCIGGFFGYGFINSERRLMAPRARSGNEFRTLDWDEAVALMVDKARAAGGAASAGLGSARLTNEENYLFQKLFRVGLSSNNIDSEARFGYLRGVEILRRQLGLGGASNRIDRIGRSQAVLVFGADVTTEAPAIDWQIELACRKRDGKLVLANMRQVKLSRHANVQLAYRPGSEVELAQALIRLIVERGLADRDYLNQYLQAPEELESLVAAIDLEQAISATGVSRELLEEAAEYLGSAESVAIVFGADVLKGLNAEAATGALADLALVSGALRGDIGGLFPVDEKGNIQGVIDMGVAPELLPGQKDYAAARSEFEKAWKTSLPEGGRDAAGILAGIESGEIRFLYLAGVNPLVAFPEAGRWRRALEKVDFLAVQDILASELTEMADLVLPAASFAEKSGSVTSIDGRVGYLQPAIGAPGEARPDGWIFAALLGALTGQAAPSESVLQQEIRQLCGIHEDVCFAGNGRKSCLKLPWRPENRSLKLARGAGAAPGEGPLLLVGKHLAHFGTTTTAAAGPCQVVAEGFVEVNPDDLKTFGLSEGGAVTLTTALGAVKSRVRVNAGLPQGLLFAPYHFADTPVMQLVPAGSNCVPVQVSRG from the coding sequence ATGATCAAACTGACGATCGACGGAAAAGCTGTTGAAATAGAAAAAGGGGCGACCATTCTGGCGGCGGCGGAAAAGGCCGGCATCACCATCCCGACCCTCTGTTTTCTGAAGAAGGTTTCGCCGACCGGCGCCTGCCGGGTCTGCGTGGTCGACATCGAAGGGGTGGAAAAGCCGATGGCCGCCTGTCACACCCAGGCGGTGGACGGCATGGTGGTGACCACCCAGAGCGAGCGGCTGCACGCCATCCGCAAGCAGATCGTCGAGCTGCTGCTGGTCAACCATCCCCTCGACTGTCCGGTCTGCGACGCCGGCGGTGAATGCCAGCTGCAGGACATCACCTACGCCTTCAACGTCATCCGTCAGTCCTTCGAGGCCGAGGATGTCAATCCCGACACCATCGACCGCTGGCCGCTGATCCAGCAGGTTCCGAACCGCTGTGTCATGTGCGAAAAATGCGTCAAGGTCTGCCACGAGGTGATCGGCTCCAGCGCCCTTTTCGTCAACGACAAAGGGGACCGGGCCTTTATCGACAAGAAGCTGGAGCTCTGCGAATTCTGCGGCAACTGCGTGCAGGTCTGTCCGACCGGCACCATGATCTCCAAGACCTTCAAGTTCAAGGCGCGGCCCTGGGAGCTGCGCCGTACTGCGTCGGTCTGCACCCTGTGCAGCGCCCAGTGCGAGATCGATCTGCACAGCAAGCGGGGCGAGGTCTGCCGGGTCACCTCGGAGGACGGGGTGACGGTCAATGACGGCAACCTCTGCATCGGCGGCTTTTTCGGCTATGGATTCATCAACAGCGAACGACGGCTGATGGCGCCCCGGGCCCGTTCCGGGAACGAGTTCAGAACGCTCGACTGGGACGAGGCCGTCGCCCTGATGGTGGACAAGGCCAGGGCTGCCGGCGGTGCGGCCAGCGCCGGGCTGGGTTCGGCCCGGCTGACCAACGAGGAGAACTATCTCTTCCAGAAACTGTTCCGGGTCGGTCTGAGCAGCAACAACATCGATTCCGAGGCCCGTTTCGGTTATTTGCGCGGCGTCGAGATTTTGCGGAGGCAGCTTGGTCTCGGCGGCGCCAGCAACCGTATCGACCGCATCGGTCGTTCGCAGGCGGTTCTGGTCTTTGGTGCCGATGTCACCACCGAGGCGCCGGCCATCGACTGGCAGATCGAGCTGGCCTGCCGCAAGCGGGACGGCAAGCTGGTGCTGGCCAACATGCGCCAGGTCAAGCTGTCGCGCCATGCCAACGTCCAGCTGGCTTACCGGCCGGGCAGCGAAGTCGAACTGGCCCAGGCCCTGATCCGGCTGATCGTTGAGCGCGGGCTGGCCGATCGCGACTATCTCAACCAGTACCTGCAGGCGCCGGAAGAACTCGAATCGCTGGTCGCTGCCATCGACCTCGAGCAGGCCATCAGTGCCACCGGCGTTTCCCGTGAGCTGCTGGAGGAGGCGGCCGAATATCTCGGCAGCGCCGAGTCGGTGGCCATCGTCTTTGGAGCCGATGTGCTCAAGGGCCTCAATGCCGAGGCGGCGACCGGCGCGCTGGCCGACCTGGCGCTGGTTTCCGGCGCCCTGCGCGGCGACATCGGCGGCCTGTTCCCGGTCGACGAGAAGGGGAACATCCAGGGCGTGATCGACATGGGGGTCGCTCCTGAGCTTCTGCCCGGTCAGAAGGACTACGCCGCCGCCCGTTCGGAGTTCGAAAAGGCCTGGAAAACGAGCCTGCCCGAAGGCGGCCGCGACGCCGCCGGCATTCTGGCCGGCATCGAAAGCGGCGAGATCCGTTTCCTCTATCTGGCCGGGGTCAATCCGCTGGTCGCCTTCCCCGAAGCGGGACGCTGGCGCCGGGCTTTGGAGAAGGTCGATTTTCTGGCGGTGCAGGACATCCTCGCCTCCGAGCTGACCGAGATGGCCGACCTGGTCTTGCCGGCGGCCAGCTTCGCCGAGAAGTCGGGCAGCGTCACCAGCATCGACGGCCGGGTCGGCTATCTGCAGCCGGCCATCGGCGCACCGGGCGAGGCGCGTCCCGATGGCTGGATTTTCGCTGCCCTGCTCGGCGCCCTGACCGGCCAGGCGGCGCCTTCGGAAAGCGTCCTGCAGCAGGAGATCCGCCAGCTGTGCGGCATTCACGAGGATGTCTGCTTCGCCGGCAACGGTCGCAAAAGCTGCCTGAAACTGCCTTGGCGGCCGGAAAACAGGAGCCTGAAGCTGGCCCGGGGGGCCGGTGCCGCTCCCGGCGAGGGGCCGCTGTTGCTGGTCGGCAAGCATTTAGCTCATTTCGGGACCACCACGACCGCCGCCGCCGGACCTTGCCAGGTGGTGGCCGAAGGGTTTGTCGAAGTGAACCCGGACGACCTCAAGACCTTCGGTCTGAGCGAGGGCGGAGCCGTCACCCTGACCACGGCGCTCGGCGCGGTGAAAAGCCGGGTGCGGGTCAATGCCGGCCTGCCGCAGGGACTGCTTTTCGCTCCCTACCACTTTGCCGACACGCCGGTGATGCAACTGGTGCCGGCCGGCAGCAACTGCGTGCCGGTGCAGGTGAGCAGGGGCTGA
- the grxC gene encoding glutaredoxin 3: MNGIEIYTKNYCPYCLRAMELLRIKGVPFIEYDVTDDPDREAEMRQRSGRTTVPEIFIDGRLIGGCDELFALDERGELDPLLDRYRTN; the protein is encoded by the coding sequence ATGAACGGTATCGAAATCTACACCAAGAACTACTGCCCCTATTGCCTCCGGGCCATGGAGCTGCTCCGCATCAAGGGAGTACCCTTCATCGAATACGACGTCACCGACGATCCGGACCGTGAAGCCGAGATGCGGCAGCGTTCGGGCCGAACGACCGTTCCGGAGATCTTCATCGACGGCCGGCTGATCGGCGGCTGCGACGAACTGTTCGCCCTCGACGAGCGTGGCGAACTCGATCCCCTGCTCGACCGCTATCGCACAAACTGA
- a CDS encoding FAD-dependent oxidoreductase codes for MSQVVFSSWGRQIVDNRQGGEADAASLKLKLPENYLDEGPVSAFMGWDGLVVFDRDVDVVAMAAEYMKRVQEKYCCAKCTPGKKGTRVLQDTLARIVSGHGEEADLAIIESLADLLQNCKCTLCMTAVTPVLDTVKYFREDYLAYIRRERKPNPARVYHDKLTAPCTDRCPAHIDIPSYIEEIKNYRFEESLDVIRRNMPIPAVCGRVCPHPCESACRRALVDEPISIMVLKRVASDHEWMHHKQPPMQPAPPKDKTVCVVGGGPAGISCAYYLALEGFKVTVLDMLPEPGGTVAVGIPDYRMPRHLLRREYEIIQNLGVEIRFNTKLGRDVSLRELKEKYDAVFLGVGAFKSKPMGVEGEDKGYEGFSEGGINYLRAVALGQPIKTGKRVVVVGGGNTAIDCVRVALREGAEESILVYRRTRKEMPAEYYEVDDAEEEGVKFEFLRNPTRLVAENGKIVGVEVVKMELGEPDESGRRRPQPVPGSEYVIPCDMVIPAIGQDPDLSFLAEDDLGIETTRWSTIVTRGGVLMTDCEGVFAGGDCEIGPMTVVAAVGQGRRAARAMARYLETGRAYLDEEDAMEDIVNNLGVFNKDENPGLAGGTHREHQPKIHGAERARTWDEIELAMPESQAVREAERCLRCYRVGMLAVG; via the coding sequence TTGTCTCAGGTCGTTTTTTCCAGCTGGGGAAGGCAGATAGTCGACAACCGGCAGGGTGGCGAGGCGGATGCCGCTTCGCTGAAACTCAAGCTGCCGGAAAACTATCTCGACGAAGGTCCGGTCAGCGCGTTCATGGGCTGGGATGGCCTGGTGGTCTTCGACCGCGATGTCGATGTTGTCGCCATGGCCGCCGAGTACATGAAGCGGGTGCAGGAAAAATACTGCTGCGCCAAGTGCACGCCCGGCAAGAAGGGGACCCGCGTTCTGCAGGACACCCTGGCCCGCATCGTTTCCGGGCATGGTGAAGAGGCCGATCTGGCGATCATCGAGTCGCTGGCCGACCTGCTGCAGAACTGCAAGTGCACCCTCTGCATGACGGCGGTGACGCCGGTGCTCGACACGGTAAAGTATTTTCGCGAGGACTATCTCGCCTACATCCGTCGCGAGCGCAAGCCGAATCCGGCCAGGGTCTATCACGACAAGCTGACGGCGCCCTGCACCGATCGCTGTCCGGCCCACATCGACATCCCCTCTTATATCGAGGAGATCAAGAACTACCGCTTCGAGGAATCCCTCGACGTGATCCGCCGCAACATGCCGATCCCGGCGGTCTGCGGCCGCGTCTGTCCGCATCCCTGCGAGTCGGCCTGCCGGCGCGCCCTGGTGGATGAGCCGATCAGCATCATGGTGCTCAAGCGGGTTGCTTCCGACCACGAGTGGATGCACCACAAGCAGCCGCCGATGCAGCCGGCTCCGCCCAAGGACAAGACCGTCTGCGTCGTCGGCGGCGGTCCCGCCGGTATCAGCTGCGCCTACTACCTGGCACTGGAGGGCTTCAAGGTGACCGTGCTCGACATGCTGCCCGAGCCGGGCGGCACGGTCGCCGTCGGCATCCCCGACTACCGCATGCCGCGTCACCTGCTGCGGCGCGAATACGAGATCATCCAGAACCTCGGGGTCGAGATCCGCTTCAATACCAAGCTCGGCCGGGATGTCTCGCTGCGCGAGCTGAAAGAGAAGTACGATGCCGTCTTTCTCGGCGTCGGCGCCTTCAAGTCGAAGCCGATGGGCGTCGAGGGCGAGGACAAGGGCTACGAAGGCTTCTCCGAAGGGGGGATCAACTACCTGCGCGCGGTGGCGCTCGGCCAGCCGATCAAGACCGGCAAGCGGGTGGTGGTGGTCGGCGGCGGCAACACCGCCATCGACTGCGTGCGGGTCGCCCTGCGCGAGGGCGCCGAGGAATCGATCCTGGTCTATCGTCGGACCCGCAAGGAGATGCCGGCCGAATACTACGAGGTTGACGACGCCGAGGAGGAAGGTGTCAAGTTCGAGTTTCTGCGCAACCCGACCCGGCTGGTGGCCGAAAACGGCAAGATCGTCGGCGTCGAGGTGGTAAAGATGGAGCTGGGCGAACCGGACGAGTCGGGACGTCGCCGGCCGCAGCCGGTGCCCGGCAGCGAATATGTCATTCCCTGCGACATGGTCATTCCGGCCATCGGCCAGGATCCCGATCTCTCGTTCCTGGCCGAGGACGATCTCGGCATCGAGACCACCCGCTGGAGCACCATCGTCACCCGCGGCGGCGTGCTGATGACCGACTGCGAGGGCGTTTTCGCCGGCGGTGACTGCGAAATCGGACCGATGACGGTCGTCGCCGCCGTCGGTCAGGGCCGCCGGGCCGCACGCGCCATGGCCCGTTACCTGGAGACGGGCCGCGCCTACCTTGACGAGGAGGACGCCATGGAGGACATCGTCAACAATCTCGGTGTCTTCAACAAGGACGAGAATCCGGGGCTGGCCGGTGGCACCCACCGCGAACATCAGCCGAAGATTCACGGCGCGGAGCGGGCCAGAACATGGGACGAGATCGAACTTGCCATGCCGGAGAGCCAGGCGGTGCGCGAAGCCGAACGCTGCCTGCGCTGCTACCGGGTCGGCATGCTGGCCGTCGGCTGA
- a CDS encoding cupin domain-containing protein — translation METVSCDYRELIAYSEQKANKVVLAELAHSRTTLWCLRPGQRIEPHVHAGDHVWVVLEGSGEYLGASSRRPIAPGSVLAVPAGEAHGVVNSGDTGLVFLSISAG, via the coding sequence ATGGAAACCGTCAGTTGTGACTACAGGGAGCTGATCGCCTACAGCGAGCAGAAGGCCAACAAGGTGGTGCTGGCCGAGCTGGCGCATTCCCGCACCACCCTCTGGTGTTTGCGCCCGGGACAGCGGATCGAGCCGCATGTCCATGCCGGCGATCATGTCTGGGTGGTACTCGAAGGGAGCGGCGAATACCTGGGAGCATCGTCGCGTCGTCCCATCGCGCCCGGCAGCGTGCTGGCGGTGCCGGCGGGCGAGGCGCACGGGGTGGTCAACTCCGGCGACACCGGTCTGGTATTTCTGAGTATTTCCGCGGGGTAG
- the rpe gene encoding ribulose-phosphate 3-epimerase, which yields MIKIAPSILSADFGRLAEEVKAVDAAGADYIHVDVMDGHFVPNITIGPLVVEAVRRATDRPLDVHLMIERPDLYIPEFAGAGADIITVHQEAVPHLHRTVQMIRSLGKRAGVSINPATPVASLEVILEEIDLVLVMSVNPGFGGQAFIDSALEKIRQLREIIDRRGLTVEIEVDGGVKPDNCRRVAAAGADVLVAGSAVFGAADYRATIAAMKEKAAGAR from the coding sequence ATGATCAAGATCGCCCCTTCGATTCTTTCCGCCGATTTCGGCCGCCTGGCCGAAGAGGTCAAAGCCGTCGACGCCGCCGGCGCCGACTATATTCACGTTGACGTCATGGACGGCCATTTCGTCCCCAACATTACCATCGGCCCGCTGGTGGTCGAGGCGGTGCGGCGGGCGACGGACAGGCCCCTCGACGTACACCTGATGATCGAACGGCCCGATCTCTACATTCCCGAGTTCGCCGGTGCCGGCGCCGATATCATTACCGTGCATCAGGAGGCGGTGCCGCATCTGCACCGCACGGTGCAGATGATTCGCAGTCTGGGAAAGAGAGCTGGCGTCTCCATCAACCCGGCGACGCCCGTCGCCAGCCTCGAGGTGATTTTGGAAGAGATCGACCTGGTTCTGGTGATGTCGGTCAATCCCGGTTTCGGCGGCCAGGCCTTTATCGACAGTGCGCTGGAGAAGATCCGCCAGTTGCGCGAGATCATCGACCGGCGCGGTCTGACGGTGGAGATCGAGGTCGACGGCGGAGTCAAGCCGGACAACTGCCGGCGGGTGGCCGCTGCCGGCGCCGACGTGCTGGTGGCGGGAAGTGCCGTGTTCGGGGCAGCAGACTACCGGGCGACGATCGCGGCCATGAAGGAGAAGGCGGCCGGCGCGCGGTAA
- a CDS encoding DUF116 domain-containing protein yields MTEADFKPRKRLFILLMGGASLLVLVLAFLLWYVPSVGLANIHPLLPTLFGGLLALVSLLVLGGLGLLVLTLLTGRDLFFSERLRKIVIRYMFPAIINLGKLLGIDRDTLQQSFIALNNQLVRAKKLRVPPQKALILLPHCIQLFDCGIKITGDIGKCVRCGRCDISGLAEVAQQRGIDIAVATGGTLARKIIVDKRPTFILAVACERDLTSGIRDSYPLPVIGVLNHRPNGPCFNTHIVLDEVRQVLDEHVLPA; encoded by the coding sequence ATGACTGAGGCAGACTTCAAACCGCGCAAGCGGCTCTTCATCCTGCTCATGGGCGGAGCCAGCCTGCTGGTGCTGGTGCTGGCCTTTCTGCTCTGGTATGTGCCGTCGGTGGGGCTGGCCAATATCCACCCCCTGCTGCCGACCCTTTTCGGCGGTCTGCTGGCGCTGGTTTCCCTGCTGGTGCTGGGAGGCCTCGGCCTGCTGGTGCTGACTCTGCTGACCGGCCGCGATCTCTTCTTTTCCGAACGGCTGCGCAAGATCGTCATCCGCTACATGTTTCCGGCGATCATCAATCTCGGCAAGCTGCTCGGCATCGACCGGGACACCCTGCAGCAGTCGTTCATCGCCCTGAACAACCAGCTGGTGCGGGCCAAGAAGCTGCGGGTACCGCCGCAAAAGGCGCTGATCCTGCTGCCGCACTGCATTCAGCTTTTCGACTGCGGCATCAAGATCACCGGCGACATCGGCAAGTGTGTTCGCTGCGGGCGCTGCGACATCAGCGGCCTGGCGGAGGTGGCGCAGCAGCGGGGGATCGATATCGCCGTCGCCACCGGCGGCACTCTGGCGCGCAAGATCATCGTCGACAAGCGCCCGACCTTCATCCTGGCGGTGGCCTGCGAACGCGACCTGACCTCCGGCATCCGCGATTCCTATCCCTTGCCGGTCATCGGCGTGCTCAACCACCGTCCCAACGGTCCCTGCTTCAACACCCACATCGTGCTCGACGAGGTGCGGCAGGTGCTGGACGAGCATGTTCTGCCGGCATGA